In Halogeometricum sp. S1BR25-6, a single genomic region encodes these proteins:
- a CDS encoding phosphoglycolate phosphatase: protein MDTDAPPLVLDIDGTLTDEPGRLDPRACDALSAWEAPVVLATGKAFPYPVSLCHYLGIEKNVVAENGGVVLADGEVTYTGDRARAQAVADEFAERGGDLGWGSFDDINYWRETEIAVERTADEALLRAVAEEHEMEVIDTGYAYHVKTPGVEKGVGFERLCETLGMDPEAFVAVGDSVNDASTFGVAGRSFAVANADEAARSAADEVLEESYMDGTLSLLSRILE, encoded by the coding sequence ATGGACACCGACGCGCCGCCGCTGGTCCTCGACATCGACGGGACGCTCACCGACGAACCCGGCCGCCTCGACCCGCGGGCGTGCGACGCGCTCTCGGCGTGGGAGGCGCCGGTCGTGCTCGCCACCGGGAAGGCGTTCCCCTACCCCGTGAGCCTCTGTCACTACCTCGGCATCGAGAAGAACGTCGTCGCGGAGAACGGCGGGGTCGTCCTCGCGGACGGCGAGGTGACGTACACCGGCGATAGAGCGCGCGCGCAGGCCGTCGCGGACGAGTTCGCCGAACGCGGCGGCGACCTCGGCTGGGGGTCGTTCGACGACATCAACTACTGGCGGGAGACGGAGATAGCCGTCGAGCGGACGGCCGACGAGGCGTTGCTCCGCGCGGTGGCGGAGGAGCACGAGATGGAGGTCATCGACACCGGCTACGCCTACCACGTCAAGACGCCGGGCGTCGAGAAGGGCGTCGGCTTCGAGCGCCTCTGCGAGACGCTGGGGATGGACCCCGAGGCATTCGTCGCCGTCGGCGACAGCGTCAACGACGCGTCGACGTTCGGCGTCGCCGGCCGCTCGTTCGCCGTTGCCAACGCCGACGAGGCGGCGCGCTCGGCCGCCGACGAGGTGCTGGAGGAGTCGTACATGGAC